The DNA sequence CCTACCGCAACTTCGTTTATACGTCGTTTCAGGAACTGGCGACCAACCTGTCGCACCGCCGTACGGCAACGCTGGCCAAGCAGGCCGGCTGTCCGCAGCTGTCAAAGATATGCGGAGTGATCGCATCCGACGAAATGCGCCACGCCAAAGCCTACAAGGCATTCGTCGATCAGATCTTTGCCGTCGATCCCTCCGAGATGATGCTGGCATTTGAAGACATGATGCGCAAGAAAATTGTGATGCCCGCCCACTTCCTGCGCGAAACCGGCGTTAAAATGGGCCAGACATTCAGTCACTTTTCGGATGCTGCCCAACGATTGGGGGTGTACACGACGCAGGACTATATCGACATTGCCGATGCGCTGCTGACCGACTGGAACATTGCCTCGATCAACGACCTGAACGATGCCGGGCAGCGTGCCCGCGACTACCTGATGGCGCTGCCGAACCGCCTGCGCCGGGTGGCCGAACGGACCAAAGTGCCCACCCTAGAGTACCCATTCAGTTGGATTGCCTAGCACCATGATACACACATGACTCGCTTTGCCTTTGGCCTTGGCTGGCGCATTG is a window from the Spirosoma rigui genome containing:
- a CDS encoding acyl-ACP desaturase, with protein sequence MSLSGSRLDVMRFVGEKIDTLMAEYLKPIETNWQPSDLLPDTTQENFLDEIKLLRESVRELSYDYVAVLIGDTITEEALPTYESWLMDMIGVDQENANSWSRWIRSWTAEENRHGDLLNKFLYLSGRVNMRAMEVSTQYLIADGFDIGTGRDPYRNFVYTSFQELATNLSHRRTATLAKQAGCPQLSKICGVIASDEMRHAKAYKAFVDQIFAVDPSEMMLAFEDMMRKKIVMPAHFLRETGVKMGQTFSHFSDAAQRLGVYTTQDYIDIADALLTDWNIASINDLNDAGQRARDYLMALPNRLRRVAERTKVPTLEYPFSWIA